The Microbulbifer sp. YPW1 genome contains the following window.
ATTAGTCAACAGGCCAGTAGATCCGCACGAGCGGTATCAGCGCCCGGCCTTCAAGGTCGAAACTCTCATAGTGGCTGCCGATTAAATCCGCCTGCTTCTTACCTTAAAACCTCAATCATCATGCGCTCATGCGCGGCGATAACTTCAGGCTGCTCCGGCCCCCAATGTTTGTAGCTCATCATAAACACCTGCTTGAGGCTTTCTACCGCGGTGGCCTTGTCGTAGTGCTCTTTCTTAGCTGTGGGGAGATAGTTGCTCAGCTTGGAGTTATTGCTGTGGCTTATTAAGCAAAGGTTGCCAAAACTGTCGACTCCGTTGGGGAGAGTTTCTGATGCTTTTAGCACGCTACCACCTAGTGGGTTCTGCGGATAATAGTGCTCGACCGAGGTGCGGAAGCTAAAGCGAAAGGTCTGATGGCGCCCTCTTACGTAGGACATATCCACGCCGGGAAACGATGTGCCGTCCCTCAGTTGTAGCCAAAGCCGGTAATCGAGGCGGTTAAAGATGAAATTTTGTACACCTGTGCCCTGGTCGAGATAGGATCGGTCGAACTCGCGGGGCAGGTTGGGCTCGCTATAAGTGAGGTGAAAATAGTCCAGGGGCTCACCTTTGCCGAAGCGGCCATAGAAAAACTTGTCACTCAGTGACTCTAGGAATATCAAATAAGAAGAGCCATCGATCGTTAGGTCGTGGTGCGTATTCTTGTAGAGGAAGTGCAGCGCGGCGTTGAGCCAATGCTTATACACAAGGGTAGGAAAGGAGACGTGGAACATCGACAACAGCATGATCAGGCGCAGGTTTTGCTCCGGACTCTCAAAGCTGTTCACATAGCCCATGGAGTTGGCTTGGTTTTTCCGGTCGTACAGCCTTAAGCCCTTTAGGCTCCAGTCCTCTTCATTCTCCCGTTTGATGATGTACTTGTCGAATAACATCCGGCACTTGAGTAGATCCATAATGAACTGACGTGGATCGGGGTGGTGCTCGGCAAAAGTGTCCAGCAACCGCTTGTCATCCAGGGGCAAATCTTCTTTGCTTGTGACCCGCAGTACGTGCAGGAGAAAGTTGGAGAAGTTGATGACCGCGCCAAAGGCGCCATCGTTATCTGATGTGCTGTCAGGGTTAACTGCAGCGAATTTTGGGTTTTCAATGATGTCCGCTAGGGTGCGTGTGTCGCTCGCTGAACCCTCTTTTTGCTGTTGGCAGAGCTCAGTAAAGTCCGTCGGGCAGGTATTCCAGTCGGCGCCAAAGATGCCAGCCCGAACGTCTGAGTCAATACCCATCTGTACATAGCGGTTCATATCTGAACAGGCATCCCAAACGCGAGCAAAGCTGCTGCGCTCAAGATCGTCACCCAGCTGACTCATCAAGCTGGCTTTCAACACCTCGTGCTTCTCCAGCTGCTCCCCGCGGTTATTCATAACCTCAAAATAATGATTGAGGTCTGTATCGTCAGGCACGACCACCCTCAGGATGGTTACTTGGTGGAGCAGATACTCGACGAATCTATCTAGATTGGCCTTGTCTCGAGTGAAATAGCGCTTGGCGATGTCATAGGCGCCGCAGATGCCAGACTCTAACGGCTGGCCGTCATGTTGGCTGCTGCCCGCAAATAGCCTGCGTAGGGTGGTCTGGGATTTCGGGCGGCTATCAAAGCTGAGGTTAATGCGCTCAACACCTTCCAACGCCTGTCCAAATTCGTTTTTCAATACAGCGAGAACAATGCTCAGGGTGGTGTGCCGCTGCTGACCATCGATAGTTTCAAAGTGACCATCCGGGCGGCGGTAGGCGACCAGGCTGCCAAGATAATATGCGCCGTTAGACTCGTCGCGTAGCGCCATGTCCATCACGTCTTGTAGCAGCTGTTCTACTTCAGGCTCGCCCCAGGCGTAGTTACGCTGGTAGATAGGGATAACATACTGGCCGTCTCTGAATAGCTGCGCAACCGACAGCTCATTGATATCTTGGTCAGTATTCATTGCAGGTATCCCTTTCTTTTAAATTCTTCGATCAATCCATTCACGTTGGTGCCTTTCACCTCCCGCTCGGCTAGCGGCTCGACGCTGAAGGCCAGTACTTCATGCGGGTGGAGCGCGCGCTTTATCGCAATTAGTAGCCCCTGGTTGCTCATGGCGGGGTTGTCGATCGATTTCACTTCAACCCGGTTTTGAGCCAGGCGAATACGATAGCTCCAGAAAAAACACAGCTCTGCGGCTTTTTTGAGCTCTGCATCGCCAAACTTGTCGTAGTAGTAGAGGACCGAACAGTAGAACAGATTGCGCACGTAGTGATCACCGGTGCGGTTGCGGCCCTTGTAGTTATTGATAACGCTCAGTAACGCAGACAATTCCGGTTTGGGCTGTACAAACAGTTGCTCAAAATTGCGGATATAGTGCCGTATGTATTCGAAGAAGCGCTTACCGTTGGGCATTAGCTGGTCGACTTGGAACGGATAGACCATCTGCTGTCTGTCCCAGTAACGCGTTTTATCGGCATTATAGTGGTCGACCATATAATCCAGAGCGCGCAAAGAATCGGTATATCGATAAGGGCTTTCCCGGAGGCTGGCACCCTTAAAAACGTCAATTTCATTGCGTGTGAAGCGCACGCCAGACTGGCCTGAAGTCCAGCGGCGCAGGCGAAAGAGATAATCTCCCATAATGGTGTGCAAGCTAGGCGTATTGCCATCAGGGCTTACCTCGTCTTCCCAGGTGGCTACACAGGCGAGGCGTTCCTGCTCCGTGTTATCAGCCATCTCGCGCAGGTGGAACGCCTTGAGCAGATCGTGAGGTGCCAGCTCCTTGCCGCGGGCGTTTTGCGAGTCAAAGAACTGAAAGGCCTCGCTGAGATTATCCAGTACCACACAGATAAGCTGGCACTTGTGCAGGAGGAAATCGGTTAACTCTTCCCTGTCGGTTTCACTCAGCTGGTTCACCCGGCTTCCCAGTATGGCCATGTTGTGCTGCAAGTTGCGGATGGTCACGGGAGCGCTAAATCCCTGCTCGAGTAGACATGGGCTGCATTGGCGCCGGCCTTCGTCCAGTATGGAGCACAAGAGCGTCAGGGTTAGAAGTCGTTGCTGGCCATCTACGATGGCTTGTTCGGGGGTGTCGCTATCCGGGTCGCGGTGAAGGACCACGGTTCCCAGACGATAGCTACTTTTGTGACGGTGGCGTAGCAGGTCGTCAAACAACTGGTTGACGTGAGTGGGTTGCCATTTGTAGGGCCGTTGGTAATCCGGAATTGTCAGCGGTTTTTCGAGCAGTGTCTTAACTGCCTCAACCGTCTTGCTAATGATACTCATGAGAACAACTCCGTATTCGGCCGTTGGCCGCTTTCCCTTGGTTGATGCGATGTAGCACCTAGGTGCGCTAGGTTCGATGCCGTTGGCAAAGATGTCGCACGGCCGATGACATTAATCAGCACCTGCTGCGGTCGTGCTTCCGGCTTTGTCAGCCCAGTCGCGCTTGAGCAGCCGCTCATAGGTGACGCTGATATCCAGGGCGAGATGTCTTCCCGGGACCTCTTCTTTGTATCTTCCTGCGTGAATCTTATTGCGGGCATGGCGGACCTCGTGAATTTGCTCCGCCTCATGCTCATCGATTAGCTCGTTTTTTAAGGCACGCTTGACAAGCCATTCGAAACTATCCAGCTTGTATTCATTCCACAGCAGACCCTCCAGTACCCCACCTACCATCAGAACATAGGAGAGCCAGGATTGGCTGGCAAAGGCGTTGTCGGCTTCCTCCGCGAACTGGCCGAGACGCTGCTGCAAAGCCTCGTTGTCGATATGGGGAACAGCAGGCGATGATCTTTAATACCATTGTGGTAAACGGTCAGCCAGCCGCTGGGATCTCCAAGCATGGGTACACACCTGGATGACAGCACGAGTGTATCGGTTGTGAGGTGATACATCGACTGCTCTAGGGCAGCTTCTGAAGTCAGATTGTTGTCGAGTGCCAGCTGGCTATGGTGCATGGCGTAGGCGGGCAGTTGGGGTAGGCGAAATACGGCACTCGACTGCTGGAATACCGGATCGCCTACGGGGACATAGTCTGGGTCCTGGAGCCTGAATGTACTGACCTGCACGTTAGTTCAATGCCTCATTCACTAACGAATCAGTTAGCTGTAGTTGAGTATTTTGGGCTTCAATTGGGTGAACTTTTAGCTGGTCGCAGAGCAAAAAGTCTTCAGTGCTCACTTGAGTGATGATGTCCATTTCTGTGAGTTACTTTTTACCATTGGCGGCCGGGCCTACATTCGGGGCATCTGAGCCCTTAGTTATTGGTCTTGATGAATGTGTGATGGCGTTCAAATTTACCACATGATGGGAGTTGTGGGTATGTTGGGCGCGGGTTCGACTCCCGCCATCTCCACCAAATTAAAAAGGCCCACTACCTTGCGGTAGAGTTTGGGAATGCGGTTGTGGTGGAGCGGCTGCTGGCGCTTCGTCAGAAGGTATTGTTGGGCGCTGAGGGCCCTGATGGCGGGAGTGATTCGTCGCTGCGCTCCTCACCCCTACGGGGCAGCCTGCGGCTGTCTTAACGCGCTTTGCGCGTTGATCGAACCCTCGCTTTGCGTTCCACTCGCGTCAGCTCGCCAAATTAAAAAGGCCCGTTACCTTGCGGTAACGGGCCTTTTTAATTTGGTGGAGATGGCGGGAGTCGAACCCGCATCCGCAGGCCTTATTTCATGGGGCTTTCAGCGCCTTTGGCTTGGCTGGTGTTACATCTGGTGTTACATAAACTTGGCCTTGGCCAAGGTACTAGCGGCGCTCCATTAGTCTGATTCTTAACGGGTCCATCACTTATCTGCACGTGCCCCATCGTCCGTAAGATCGACTGAATGCCGGTAAGCTACACTTTTCGCACCTTGAGCAGACATGGAAGGGTTTGGACGTGCATAAAGGATTAGTTAGATCACTGGCGCTGGCTGCCGCTATGGCGCTCAGTGCCGCACTGGCAGGGGGAGTTCTGGCGCAGGAGTCAAAGCCCGCCACTGCTGCAACCAAGAAGGCGAACGCAGCGGTTAAAGGCGAACTGCCATTTAATGACCGGAAAGACTTTGAGGATGTGAAGCGGGGATTTATTGCACCATTGCCTGACAATGGCGTCATCAAGGATGACAAGGGTAATCCTGTATGGGATCTCAGCGCCTATGCCTTTGCGAAAGGCAAGGAGGCGCCGGACACTGTAAACCCTAGTCTATGGCGGCAGCTACAGCTTCTGTCTGAGGGAGGGCTGTACGAGGTTACGCCGGAAATCTATCAGGTGCGTGGCGCAGACCTTTCGAACATTACCTTTATCGAGGGCGATAGAGGGGTTCTGGTGATGGACCCGTTGATTTCGAAGGAAACTGCCGCCGCCGCTCTGGAGCTTTATCGCAAGCATCGTGGCAACAAACCTGTCCTCGGGGTCATTTACACCCACAGCCACATCGACCACTACGGGGGCGTGCGTGGCGTGGTGGATGAGGCCGATGTCAAATCGGGAAAGGTCAAAATCATCGCCCCAGAGGGCTTTGTCGAGGAGGCCGTAAGCGAGAACGTCTTCGCGGGCAACCACATGGGGCGCCGTGCGAGTTTCATGTACGGAAACCTGATTCCCAAGAACGCGGCAGGTGGCCTTGGAACTGGGCTGGGACTGGGCACCTCAACGGGCGAGGCTACGCTGATTGAGCCCACCGACACCATCACCAAGAACGGTCAGACGGTCGAGGTCGATGGGCTCACTTACGAGTTTATGTTGGCCCCCGGATCGGAAGCCCCAGCTGAAATGCATTTTTACATCCCGCAGCTCAAGGCTGTTTCAGCGGCAGAGAACGCCAACCATACCTTGCACAACCTATATACGCTACGTGGCGCCAAAGTCAGGAATGCACGCGCATGGTCCAGCTATCTGAATGACACAGTAAGCCGCTGGGGGGGGAAGGCAGAGACCTTGTTTGGGCCTCATCACTGGCCGACCTGGGGTAAAGACAATGTCGTCGATCACCTGAAAAAACAGCGTGATCTGTACAAGTACTTGAATGACCAAACTCTCCGCATGGCCAATCAGGGCTACAACATGGTTGAAGCGGCCGAGATGATGGAGTTGCCTCCAGAGCTAGCGAACTACTGGGGTAACCGCGGTTACTACGGCAGTGTCAATCACAACACTCGGGCAGTATGGAATTACTATCTCGGCTTCTTCGATGGCAATCCCGCCAGACTGTACCCGCTGCCTCCCACTGAAGCAGGCAAAAAATTTGTCGAGTATATGGGCGGGTCAGACAGAGTACTGGAACGCGCGAGAAAGGACTTTGACGCTGGGAATTACCGCTGGGTGGCACAGGTTCTTGATCAATTAGTTTCTGCTGAGCCGAATAACAAGGCGGCCCGCGATTTACTTGCCGATGCGCTCGAACAAATGGGATATCAGGCAGAGAGCGGACCTTGGCGCAACTTCTTTCTCAGTGGCGCAAAGGAATTACGCACGGGCGTTCAGGAGCTGCCGGTTCCAGTTACCGCCAGTCCTGACACCATTCGTAGTATGCCCATCGAGGATTTCTTCGACTACCTGGCCATTCGGCTGAATGGCCCCAAGGCCGCGGGTAAGAATCTCGCTATTAACGTCTCTCTGCCCGATGTAAAGGGCAACTACTCGCTTGTGCTGGAGAACGGTGTGTTGAACTACGGGCCCCCAGTGGATAAGCCAAGGTCGACAGTGACAATCAACCGCGCTGACCTGAACGATATTATTCTTGGCAAGGCTAAGATGACCGACAAGATGAAAGAGGGATCAGCGAAGATTACAGGCGATCAAGCGGAGTTTGAAACGCTCCTTTCCCTGCTCGACAGTTTTGAATTCTGGTGGAATCTAGTTACCCCGAATCCGCCGCCAAAAAAAT
Protein-coding sequences here:
- a CDS encoding alkyl/aryl-sulfatase; this encodes MHKGLVRSLALAAAMALSAALAGGVLAQESKPATAATKKANAAVKGELPFNDRKDFEDVKRGFIAPLPDNGVIKDDKGNPVWDLSAYAFAKGKEAPDTVNPSLWRQLQLLSEGGLYEVTPEIYQVRGADLSNITFIEGDRGVLVMDPLISKETAAAALELYRKHRGNKPVLGVIYTHSHIDHYGGVRGVVDEADVKSGKVKIIAPEGFVEEAVSENVFAGNHMGRRASFMYGNLIPKNAAGGLGTGLGLGTSTGEATLIEPTDTITKNGQTVEVDGLTYEFMLAPGSEAPAEMHFYIPQLKAVSAAENANHTLHNLYTLRGAKVRNARAWSSYLNDTVSRWGGKAETLFGPHHWPTWGKDNVVDHLKKQRDLYKYLNDQTLRMANQGYNMVEAAEMMELPPELANYWGNRGYYGSVNHNTRAVWNYYLGFFDGNPARLYPLPPTEAGKKFVEYMGGSDRVLERARKDFDAGNYRWVAQVLDQLVSAEPNNKAARDLLADALEQMGYQAESGPWRNFFLSGAKELRTGVQELPVPVTASPDTIRSMPIEDFFDYLAIRLNGPKAAGKNLAINVSLPDVKGNYSLVLENGVLNYGPPVDKPRSTVTINRADLNDIILGKAKMTDKMKEGSAKITGDQAEFETLLSLLDSFEFWWNLVTPNPPPKK
- a CDS encoding DUF262 domain-containing protein, with the protein product MSIISKTVEAVKTLLEKPLTIPDYQRPYKWQPTHVNQLFDDLLRHRHKSSYRLGTVVLHRDPDSDTPEQAIVDGQQRLLTLTLLCSILDEGRRQCSPCLLEQGFSAPVTIRNLQHNMAILGSRVNQLSETDREELTDFLLHKCQLICVVLDNLSEAFQFFDSQNARGKELAPHDLLKAFHLREMADNTEQERLACVATWEDEVSPDGNTPSLHTIMGDYLFRLRRWTSGQSGVRFTRNEIDVFKGASLRESPYRYTDSLRALDYMVDHYNADKTRYWDRQQMVYPFQVDQLMPNGKRFFEYIRHYIRNFEQLFVQPKPELSALLSVINNYKGRNRTGDHYVRNLFYCSVLYYYDKFGDAELKKAAELCFFWSYRIRLAQNRVEVKSIDNPAMSNQGLLIAIKRALHPHEVLAFSVEPLAEREVKGTNVNGLIEEFKRKGYLQ
- a CDS encoding DUF262 domain-containing protein, whose amino-acid sequence is MNTDQDINELSVAQLFRDGQYVIPIYQRNYAWGEPEVEQLLQDVMDMALRDESNGAYYLGSLVAYRRPDGHFETIDGQQRHTTLSIVLAVLKNEFGQALEGVERINLSFDSRPKSQTTLRRLFAGSSQHDGQPLESGICGAYDIAKRYFTRDKANLDRFVEYLLHQVTILRVVVPDDTDLNHYFEVMNNRGEQLEKHEVLKASLMSQLGDDLERSSFARVWDACSDMNRYVQMGIDSDVRAGIFGADWNTCPTDFTELCQQQKEGSASDTRTLADIIENPKFAAVNPDSTSDNDGAFGAVINFSNFLLHVLRVTSKEDLPLDDKRLLDTFAEHHPDPRQFIMDLLKCRMLFDKYIIKRENEEDWSLKGLRLYDRKNQANSMGYVNSFESPEQNLRLIMLLSMFHVSFPTLVYKHWLNAALHFLYKNTHHDLTIDGSSYLIFLESLSDKFFYGRFGKGEPLDYFHLTYSEPNLPREFDRSYLDQGTGVQNFIFNRLDYRLWLQLRDGTSFPGVDMSYVRGRHQTFRFSFRTSVEHYYPQNPLGGSVLKASETLPNGVDSFGNLCLISHSNNSKLSNYLPTAKKEHYDKATAVESLKQVFMMSYKHWGPEQPEVIAAHERMMIEVLR